tattgcaggaaaaatgcgtagaagaagagtacgagatttaagtattgtccagaatactccaaattcggaagaaagaaatagtgaacagcagacagttattggatcttcgaatgtgccggagacacttgatgagcctgaagaatttcaaagtaatgttatgttcattttacatgtgttgacttttattattgaattatttgtcaattttaatataaaaatagtatatcatttttcagctgaaagtggtgggacgcgcaaAGTTCGAGGATGTACGCTATttagagatttatacgacttagatcctgtcgagcgtgttaaagtaagtagaaatactcatggtcagcctgttggatctgaagctcgacttttagcaggctatttgggcattttagcacgaaatacaaatatgttgcccatcaactacgaatcatggcatcacatgcctgatagcaacaaaaatcaggctctcgctaatattaaggtaacaaaatgtgaatgcaatttataatactttggtttaagtttcatttatatttacattctaaacttatgtttttttaggagagatatGCTTTAGAAGTCTCCGAtgattatatcaagaaggcattaggtaaaagatggagagacaataaaagcactttaaagaaacaatattttaagaaagacataagcctcgaggaaaaacTAAGAAATGTTCCGCCAGGAATGCTGAGGtatcaatgggaagatgcggttagatttggaattcaaagaaaggagaggtattgcgtatttccaaactcttatatatagtgtttactatatacgtaataataattttattatgtaggaccgtgagcgagttggaacaagcagcaggcaaaaaaaaaattcacgcacacggcagggtcgagaagttttgcttctgtagctgaggccgaggtattatgaatttattaattctttcaaatattaataactttctattattaaataatattcttactactatattgtaggaagtcaaatCCGGACAAAAAGTTGgatgccttcagctttttgagattacgcataggaagaaagatggatctcctatgacatccgaagctggagaaattatggtatattcacttaataatatttgatttattctaaatatttataatctttaattataattgtttaattcaattcatcattagtagttttaaacaatgttaagttatgttgcatttttttttattatatatttcgtttctaactctttaattgattttttaggagaaactaaaggagaagaaggcggaatatgaagcgattgcttcgagtgGTAGTtttgttaatcttgagaacattgataatagaattatcactgaagttttgggtcctgaaaggtacggtcgggttcgatttcaaggatctggtgttacctcgacccaatattttggatccggctgccagcaatacatgccttccagaagtcaagctcaagctgaagttcagaggttaagagaccagatagctcagatgcaagcgaacacggttgagcaaattgccgaggttcaacgaaaatatgaagaactccagcaacaacttagagcggaggcagcagagagggaggcagCGGCTGCAGCGAGAGGGCAGAGGCACGAGCGATGGTAGCAGAACAGCGCAAAAAGTACGTtgacctccagctacagcttcagcagatgatgcatatgtttcagcaatcgcaaaagccgccgtcttagacattagttttcttattgtaagaatgtttttaagttttgtcacgtttaacattattgtaaaatattttaaattatactttatttattaattatatcatatatctttagttaaatttgaagtatcatttagaattaatgtttttcattgtattttttatgttaaatttgctGTTTTTTGctgcattttatattatatttgttgtatttggttggattttaatgcaggaagggctggatattggtgaaaaaaaatattacaaatctgccaaaattagcggcgtttgtagaaAAAGCGGcgctaaaagccttgacctttagcggcgcttttcccacaaacgccgctaaaagccttgacctttagcggcgtttttccaacaaacgccgctaaaagtcttgaCCTTTAGAGCATTTAGCCTAAAAGTCTTGACCTTTAGaagccttgacctttagcggcgtttttttccaATAGACGCCACAAATTTTTGTAGCGTTACCTATAGCAGCGttttagaaaacgccgctaaaagtctattttcgaTGCATTTATAATTGCCCTGCCTCCTCCTATCCATTTGATATTTGTCCAattatttcaatatatatttaatatataaaacatgaacaaaaataatatatgaatatcttaattaaatatataatggtgaaataaaaattttaaaatataaacacgTGCCTTATACACTTGAGTGCATGTCTCACTTTACttctataattaaaaaaaaatcttaattcaaaacaattatattttttttatctattcatTGTTTATGCATAAGGAATCTCTAATCTTATGCCTtggttaattgattaatttaaattgGATTACATAGCGCAACTTTGTggtaattattctaaaaaatatgaatttttggaATTTGATAAAAGAATAAGAACAGAGAGATTAAGTTAACAAGCCGACAAACCCAACAAGGTTACTCCATTAATGATTGAAATATGCTTTCTTACATGATGCGTGTCTTGTCAACCCTAATCACATGATTAGATCAGTCATATAAAATGTAAATCATCATTCCCCAGACGAAAGCTTCTGCTTGTCCACTGATCTTGGACTTACTCATCATTCATCAATATTCTCTTCTTCCATCACTCTTCAAATCAGGTTTTAACTGTGTAATTTCAAATCTTTTAATTCATCAACAATGGTAAGTGTATAATGTTGCGAAGtataagagttttttttttttttgttaatctcaactaattttatcttttatcataattatttaaagtctattttaataattaattaaaaaatctattttaatatctataattttttttcattttaatatttaaaattttttattccaAATATCAAAATGGAcagaaaaaataaatatcaaaacaaGGCCAATAATTACATTAACCCTTGTAATAATAATTGCATTAGTTCAATTCACTTGGATTACaattaaacacataaaaaaactaattttaaaaataattttaaatttaattatgattttatcatAGTTTTAAAAAgctataatataattattaatgatATCAAATTactacattttagtcattgaattCTTAACTATAAGACAAGTTACAATATAATTATTAATGATATCAAATTactacattttagtcattgaattCTTAACTATAAGACAAGTTACAATATCTTTATTTcagacaaaaaaattaaatcaaattatatagctaattcttatatttttcctTGTGAGAATTTTAGTTGTTTTGAGTTTTTTcccttttaactttctttttttcttctctcccACTTTCTTTAATAgttataatttctaaaaataaatgaaattttaagaaaaaaaaataagagtaaAAATTTAATAAGGAAAAAGAAAGTAGAATTTATAAGTGAAATAATTCTTTGATGGAATTTTTAACCTTCAAATATTTTAACCGTAACATATAAAgaaaacttaaacataaacataaaacatagaaatttatcaaattttatataacataaattactaATAACCGAACcaatatatatgaataataataTCGTAATTATAACTAAATCTTCTTCATCCTTCGAAAACCAATCATCAAAACGCCAAAAACTCTTTTCCTTGTTACCTCAAGGAACATTCTGTTAGCTTTACTGTCCATCGAGGGTAAAGAAACTGTTGAGCATCAGCAAAACCTTCGGAGGGGTAAGCAATGTCTATTGATCTGACGGTGATGGGGGCGATGGAAATGAAGTCGATGGATTAGAAGATAAAAATCATGGCTGattttagcaacttttatttttatcacaagAGTAAGTGACACCCGCTAATTTTAATTACCCAAAACTTATCTCGCATTCTTGAtggaaattttctcaaaaattcaatagaatatatatttaaaaaaataaacccagAAATTcttccttttatattttctttccattttcttttttctttttttataactatagtttgtttttattcattttataattCTAGTATAGTCTTCTTTTAATCGAGGTGATTACTTCAAGAGCTGAAATTTGTCCTAATACATCAGAAACAAAACTACTTCCACTTCTTCAAGATGTTTTTTTAATTCTTCCAATGACCATCTCGAATCAGACCATATTAGTAACTTTTAGTGTTTCATTTTAGGTTTAATGCATACTTTAGTCCTTGAACTACACCGCTTTTTCTATTTTGGTCCTTAAAGGTTTTTTGGCCCACTCAGTCACTAACATTATCAAACTTTCTCAGTTTAGTCATTTGAACGTTAAATACTAATGATAAGGATATACAACCAATCATACGTTGCCACGCATCACATatgacatcatcatcatcaggaaaaacataaaaaatcttttaaaatgagaaaaaaaattaaaatttatcttaaaatacaaaaatatttcaaaataaaaaatattataaagttacaaaaacaatataaaatataaaaatttactgtttttaaaaaatattagaaattttaatgtttttaaatttttaggtgataaattttggataaattttttcaattatttaaataataaaaaaataatagtatttcaattaaataatcatttaaataataaataacattctTTAGTTAAactttgatttataaaattttaaaaatattaaaatttataaatttaaaaaatagtaaaaatttgttttttgtaattttaaaaaaaaaagtgtagttttgtaaatttttttacaatttttaaagatttttaaggGTTGTTTTTAAGATGATAATCTCATAGTAATGTAAATGTGGCAGCACATAATTGGCTGGCTGTTTTTTTTAATCGTTGAAAGGACTGAACATGAACATATGATAACGTTAATGATTAAACTAGAAatgcttaataatattaaaactgAAATGAGTTAAAAAATACTTCAaagattaaaatgtaaaaagggGTATGCTTCAAATGTTGAAGTGTGCATTCcgcatttattttatttgtcatGCAAGAAAATCAGTATTTTCAATCCTGAAAAGAAAAATTGGAAGAATAGATTTTTAGTAAAAAGCAAAGTGGAAATTATTAGGGAAAACACTTAAAAAGATTTTTATCAATGCTGCTGGTGTTGCTCGAATTGATGACTCAAAATGAAAACGATTGGATATTATTaaaagggttaaatataaaattgatactCACTTTTATCTATTTCTCTAAaattgatatttatgttttttttttattttgtttgcttgAACTTTTTTCCGTCCATTATATTAATACTCGAGCCTAATGCTATTACTtgcagtttttcttttttttatttatttatacttttatttttttcacattcCTTTTtcctcatttattttatttccttctctttatcgcctttctctctttttcctatctcttttctttcatttgttcatttttcttcttctctcaaaAATCCCATCATCTTTGCCGCTATTGACATGAACCACCACTCTCCGATATGCGTAATCGTTCTCAAACTTTCACCCATGTTAAGAGGAAGGATCAATTGGAGAAAAATTGAAAGGGATTAACTTTTATCCCTCTCTTGTCGAATTATTTCCATCATCGTTCTCCGATTGGTTTTGGGGTCCTGAGTTCGGGTGATCACTTCTTCTAGGAAATAACCCAACATTTTTAAGAAGCCTCGATTGGCGAAAACGATAGAATGGCCTGAAATTGAAGGATGAGATGGTGAAATTGTCAGGTAATTTGTCAAGAGCTTCACGAATTCATTGGGAGTAACAGGTGTTGAAAGATTGTTGTATTAAACCCAATTTAGGTACAAAATTAATCAAATCACCACCCAATTTTTATGgctgaaaaaagaaaacaaaagaattatctcaatatttcttttaaccccaaattcaatatttaaatacatataagaCTATTTGGCTCAAAATAATCATAGGTTCATTAACACAACGTTCAAGTTTTAAATCCCAAGAAATCTACCTTGAAAAATAACGGACAAACTTTGCAGAAGATGGTTTTCTTCTTTAAAGAGAACTTCAACATTGAAGTACAAAATAGGCTTAAGCAGAAGAGAGAATTGAAAATAGATTAATTGAAAGGTCTAGAGAAGAAAAATTAGTAGGTGGGAGCTTTTAGCAAggattttcagaaaaaaaaataagtGAAGGGAAAGAAGAGGAGAAGGGGAAGAGAATCTCGCTGTAGCCGCTACCATCGTATTAGTAGAACGGGAAAAAAGAGGAGAAGGAAATCTCTATGCAACTCTAGTGTCTTCGTTGATTGGAGAGCTCACCGAGCAAGCTAGGGTTCAAAAAAGAAGCAAggcgaaagaaaaaaaaaagtaaaaatgaaaacAGAAAGAAAACGAAGAAAAAAGTTGCAAATAGCAATCCACATGGCACATGAAGGTTAGCATTGCCACATCGGCAAAAATGTAATAGCTTTAGGCTCGAATATTAATATAATGGACTATCAATCTGCGATAATTAAAAAACCCATAAATaccaatttaataaataatgaaaaaaccaaaaaggaaaaaataaattgcTCCAAAAGTGAAAAGTAATGTGATATATcaactattttatttttgaaaccaAGAAACTAAATTGAACGCAAATGAGGGGAAATAATCAAAGTATTGTTGTTTCAATTACATGATACAAAAGAGTCTTTTGCAGGATAGCATTGGAGGGCTCATATGATGTCTTGTCATAGTCATTAAAAAGAATTTCATTATCGTCTACCTTGACACCACTGATTAATCCTGGGGCAATCATGTCTTGGTCGGTACAATTCCCTGGAGAAATTAATCGATGGATTAGAATCAGCACTGCTCCTGGTGTCTTCACAAGAAACTGCCGTAAATTTCTTATGTAAATACTGTAaatcgtcatcatcatcatcatcaacgaCGTGTCTCCGCATGTTATCCGAAGAAGAAAACTTGAGGGTCTTTTGTTTAGCTTTGATAGACTCGGTAGGATTCATGTAGCTTGGCTTTTGAGTATGATTACTATCGTTTAATGTGCCCACAACGATAGTGTTGCTGGACAATGTAGTCGGAGACACGGATGCGGTTGAAGTCGACGTCGAGCTCTTGTCGTAGACTGATTCGGAACTCGGGGCAGACGTTGACCCCGAAGTTTGATTAGCAGGCCTTGTAAGAATACTGGTTTTGGGGTTCTTCGTTTTCCGTTTAAGAGAGTCACGTTGATCCGAAGAGTTGGAGTGGAAGCTGACAATGTTATCTTCACTTTTCCGAGAAACTGTGGAGTCAGGCTCTTCAATGGTCCTGGTTTCCCAGGGTTTGGTTGACATCCAACGATCTAGCCAATCCCAATCTGGGTTATCCCTATGTAGCCTTTGGTGATGCCTACGAGATAGCGGCTGCTGCTTGTTAGCTCTGAAATTTGGGCTGCCATTGCCATATGATCTTGAAACAGAGTATGCCATTGCTCTCTCCCTTTTCTTTGCACCTTGTTGCCTCATTTGTTGTTTTGCTTTTACTTCTTCTAAAGTTCCAGGAATGTCGCACCATcctttctgaaaaaaaaaacaaaaaggaattAGCATTCAGCAGATTATGCCATTGGTCAAATAGTTGGCAGTAAAATCGTACataagataaagataaataaattaaaaaaaacctcgGCTTCCTTTGTTGGATCATCAAGTTTGTGCAGAGATTGCTCTTCTGAAGACACCAGACATTGTGCTCTCACACGAGCTTGGACCCTTACAAGAGCTTGCATGCACCTTAATGTCACAGCAGCTTGCTTTCGGACTAGACGACCACGGAATATGGCTTGAATCCTTACTACTGCTTTCAATGCCCTCAAAGCTCGTCTTGCCTACCATGGAAAACGAAAGGTGTATTTAAAAGCAGACATAGACAAAATTTTTCACCAAAATGCGAAAAAGTTTGAgtgacaaaaaatattttactattatcGAACTATAACAAAGAGTGTGACAAAAGCCAATATACCAGGAAGCCGCGAAATGCAGTCTGAATTCGAATGGCGGCCCATTCACGCTTCACAGCTCTGAAATCTTTGGGTTGAGCACGAACAATGGTAGCCATGGCAGCGGCAAGCAGATCATCAG
The sequence above is drawn from the Gossypium hirsutum isolate 1008001.06 chromosome A05, Gossypium_hirsutum_v2.1, whole genome shotgun sequence genome and encodes:
- the LOC121229368 gene encoding uncharacterized protein translates to MLPINYESWHHMPDSNKNQALANIKERYALEVSDDYIKKALGKRWRDNKSTLKKQYFKKDISLEEKLRNVPPGMLRYQWEDAVRFGIQRKERKSNPDKKLDAFSFLRLRIGRKMDLL
- the LOC107958398 gene encoding protein IQ-DOMAIN 1, producing MGASGKWFRSLVTLKPLHEPINHEKMGDNKSKKKWKLWRSSSEGFGSSSSKSYKMRHVVAGPQASDSSFIADDLLAAAMATIVRAQPKDFRAVKREWAAIRIQTAFRGFLARRALRALKAVVRIQAIFRGRLVRKQAAVTLRCMQALVRVQARVRAQCLVSSEEQSLHKLDDPTKEAEKGWCDIPGTLEEVKAKQQMRQQGAKKRERAMAYSVSRSYGNGSPNFRANKQQPLSRRHHQRLHRDNPDWDWLDRWMSTKPWETRTIEEPDSTVSRKSEDNIVSFHSNSSDQRDSLKRKTKNPKTSILTRPANQTSGSTSAPSSESVYDKSSTSTSTASVSPTTLSSNTIVVGTLNDSNHTQKPSYMNPTESIKAKQKTLKFSSSDNMRRHVVDDDDDDDLQYLHKKFTAVSCEDTRSSADSNPSINFSRELYRPRHDCPRINQWCQGRR